The genomic window AATTAAATTCTAGAGCACTCGACGGGTCTCAATTTTCCATCCGGGCAGACCATCATGGATTGGACTTCTTTTCCGCCGGGTTGGCGTTGCAAAATAACGTTGCAGCCTTTAATGACCATTCCTCGTTTTGTTTGTTTGATTTTAACATGTCCCTTGCTATCGACATCGCGGACTGTCGTCACATAGGTTTTATTCATCATCGGGCACCAGGATGAAATCCGGTCACCCTTTTTCAGGCTTTTAAAATCATTGAGCGTTGTCAGGCTCGCGGAATCACTGTCCGATGTCATGCGAGTGGCACCCTTATCATTTTCATTATCCATGTAGTTATTACCACGCAAAGTGATTCGCTCACCCTTGGTAGTGTCCATAGTAGTGGTGGCGTGGGATAGGCTTGCAGTTGCCACAAGTGAGATGACAGAAGCCATGATTAAGGTGGTTGTGTGGTTTATTTTCATAGGAACTTTCTTTGGTTGGTTGGTTGTTATCTAACGGATAAATTATCTTTTACATCTCGTGAGAAGGCCATGCAGAGGAGAGCAGTCAGGATTGGTTTGGTTTGTTCCAGTGAAACGGCTGTCTCTCATTCACCAAACGTACGCCGACATGTTACTTCGAGATATGGGGTGTAACCCTACTCGTGTAGTCCGTCATCCATTTTCTAACGTAGAGGGGGAATCTGCTACAAAGGGGCATGAAGATTGCCCCTGCTATAAAACTCACCTTGTAAAAAAGGCCTTAAGCCCCTCGACAGTGGAGTCGGCGTATTCGCGGAAGATACTTTTGCGGGGTGTCCCCTCGACCATCTTGGTGCCTTCGTAATCGCCCATTTGGATCCTGAGATAATCCGTTTTGTTATTCATGACATAAGGTTCGAGGAAAATCGTCGGGCAATCGTAAATGCGGTTGGCGAGCAAATTGCGCCCCCAGACGTAAGGGCTCTCCCCGACTTTCACGGCATTACTCCCGTGATAAGTGAATGGCGGGAGTCCATTGGCCTTCAGCATTGCTCCTGCTAAAAAATCAGCAAGGACCACCTCATCATAATAAGCTTGTCCCATCAGTTTTTTGAACATCTCAAAACGGATATCCTCCTGAAACAATTCACCTTTACTGTAAGCACCGTTGATCAAAATATGGGAATGACTGCCCGCCACCAAGCGGGGTCTATCTGCCCTCCCCCATCCTTCGGCATTAAAGTGTAGGCACAACACCAGATCGGGTTTTGTTTGCTCGACTTTCTTGCCGCGAGCCCGGATCTCACTCGCCCGGTAAAAAAGTAATTCGCTCATGCTTTGGATCGAGCGGGGTTTCTTAGGGTCATTCATCCCTTTATAGTTCTCATAAGGATTTGTCACCCCATTCAAGAGGAACTCCATCCGCGCTTCCTTACGCAAATCCCCCGGGCGAGTGCTGGTGACCGGCACGTTTTTATCGCGGATCAAAATCACATTCGCGCCTAGGTCAACGAGCTGGGGAACCATTAATTTGGCCACTTGTAAAGTCATGTCCCCTTCCGTCACCGGTCGATCATCCCCGAGCTGGAACCATCTTTCCTCGATGATCGCATATTTCCCGCCGATATGACCGGGGTCGATGGCGATGGTCAGGCCTTCGAGGGGTTTTTCGGGGTTGGGAGAACGGTAATCACGCAGGACTTTCCAATAGCGGGGATTCGTGGTGAGGGCGGCGGAGTCCGGGGCGAATCCAATTTCATAATAATGACCGTCTTCGGCGAGGATTTTTGCGCCGGAATCAGAGATTTCCATATAGGGCGCGGCGGTGCCACGAGGCGCATACACTTTATTGAGGAGTTTTTCAAAATCTGACCGGGTAATTGTATTTTGGTAGGCATCCAAACGCGACCAGACGGGGGGATCGGCCAGCATACTGAGTTTCCTCGGCTCTTTTTTTTGTCCGGCGGCAAAAGCGCCCAGAGTGATTGTGGAAACAATCAAAATATAGAGTGAAAAGCGGACTGCCTTGGTGAGGGTTTTTATCATCTAGGGGGGAGCTTATCTGCAATCGACACAATCTTCAACTTGCTAGATTGGGAAAAATCCTTTTCGATTCTACGCAAATAAAACCATGACCGCAAAATTACATCCATCCAAAGTGACACCAGCATCGCTGGGATACTCCATGCCCGCCGAGTGGGAACCCCACCAAGCCACCTGGCTGAGCTGGCCTAGGCCTGACGGCATCAGTTTCCCCGATAAATTCGATCCTATCCCCGCCTACTGGGTACGCATGTGCCGGGAACTCATCAAGGGTGAAGAAGTCCATGTAAATACCTTTGACGACACCCATGAAGAAAGTATCTGGGGATTCCTCCGCGCGGATAAACTCTCCTTCACCGATTCCACCGGTAAAACCCACGGTTCACATCCCCGTATATTCCTGCACCGTTTCCCGGCGTATGAGCCCTGGTGCCGCGACCACGGCCCGATTTTCGTGAAGAACCCCGACTCC from Verrucomicrobiota bacterium includes these protein-coding regions:
- a CDS encoding N-acetylmuramoyl-L-alanine amidase, giving the protein MIKTLTKAVRFSLYILIVSTITLGAFAAGQKKEPRKLSMLADPPVWSRLDAYQNTITRSDFEKLLNKVYAPRGTAAPYMEISDSGAKILAEDGHYYEIGFAPDSAALTTNPRYWKVLRDYRSPNPEKPLEGLTIAIDPGHIGGKYAIIEERWFQLGDDRPVTEGDMTLQVAKLMVPQLVDLGANVILIRDKNVPVTSTRPGDLRKEARMEFLLNGVTNPYENYKGMNDPKKPRSIQSMSELLFYRASEIRARGKKVEQTKPDLVLCLHFNAEGWGRADRPRLVAGSHSHILINGAYSKGELFQEDIRFEMFKKLMGQAYYDEVVLADFLAGAMLKANGLPPFTYHGSNAVKVGESPYVWGRNLLANRIYDCPTIFLEPYVMNNKTDYLRIQMGDYEGTKMVEGTPRKSIFREYADSTVEGLKAFFTR